In Colletotrichum lupini chromosome 6, complete sequence, a single window of DNA contains:
- a CDS encoding endoribonuclease L-PSP, whose product MSHLKYYSYEGVGQRNLAGFSYNQAVKIGDRIECSGQGGWDPKTGEFYKEINAQIDQAFANVDLNLKDAGGAGWEQVFRVNSYHVPINDEALAAMVRNFRKWMPHHKPIWTCVGVPRLGEDDMRVEIEVVAHVPEEASKA is encoded by the exons ATGTCTCATCTCAAGTATTATTCCTATGAAGGCGTAGGCCAGAGAAATCTCGCGGGTTTCAGCTACAACCAGGCAGTGAAGATTGGCGACCGCATTGAGTGCTCTGGTCAAG GCGGATGGGATCCCAAAACGGGCGAGTTTTACAAGGAAATTAACGCCCAAATCGATCAAGCATTCGCCAACGTGGATCTCAATCTCAAGGATGCCGGTGGAGCAGGCTGGGAACAGGTGTTCCGAGTCAACTCATACCATGTGCCGATTAATGACGAAGCTTTGGCAGCCATGGTACGGAATTTTAGAAAGTGGATGCCGCACCATAAGCCGATTTGGACGTGCGTGGGAGTACCGAGGCTTGGGGAGGACGATATGCGGGTCGAGATCGAGGTCGTCGCTCACGTTCCCGAAGAAGCGTCGAAGGCTTAA
- a CDS encoding metal ion transporter metal ion transporter codes for MNRPSRTDEPYEGEGYNQSPNDLSNDLTTNQDLNGIVNARALEPGEDGKGLSLAGESGTGDGDISRSYDDVDWGKGGSGPAAAAATTKSNGLGLPEGEEVPATPLPNLHSRQLPPDDGGDTPKIHEALYVRLKKAIVKFGSFIGPGFMIAVAYIDPGNYSTDVAAGASYRFRLLFVVLLSNLFAIFLQSLCIKLGTVTGLNLAEACRAFLPRWMNYVLYVFAEVAIIATDIAEVIGFAIGLNLLAPAIPLVAGCAISILDVMIILIFYRPHGSMRGLRIFEYFIIGLVLAVVVCFCIQLSLIKDTPIGEVFQGYLPSRAVVESQGLYQACGILGATVMPHSLYLGSGIVQARLREYDTKHNLLPPEMDEVDLNGDSIDKGYYVPSAKAIKHSLKTSTAELSISLFTFALFVNSAILIVAGVSLYGNPEAPDADIFSIHQLLTDSISKAAGTIFALALLLSGVSAGIVCTIAGQMVSEGALNWKVRPWLRRLATRSISVTPSIVIAGAVGRKGVSEALNASQVVLSVVLPFVTAPLIYFTCRDKFMTVRDGPGGSARFRVGSAGTDEEESTAIPTDGTVKMANSWYTAGFAVLVWVIMAAMNVANLVLLGKGE; via the exons ATGAATCGTCCATCTCGTACAGACGAACCCTACGAGGGGGAGGGCTACAACCAGAGCCCGAATGATCTGTCCAATGACTTGACCACCAACCAAGACCTCAACGGCATCGTCAACGCCAGGGCCCTAGAGCCAGGGGAGGATGGCAAGGGCCTATCGCTGGCGGGGGAATCCGGGACGGGCGACGGGGATATATCGCGGTCCTATGACGATGTGGATTGGGGCAAAGGCGGCTCCGGCCCCGCGGCTGCGGCCGCGACGACCAAGTCTAATGGACTTGGTCTACCCGAGGGAGAGGAGGTCCCCGCGACCCCTCTCCCTAACCTTCACTCACGTCAACTTCCCCCTGATGATGGAGGAGACACGCCCAAGATTCATGAGGCCTTGTACGTTCGGTTGAAGAAGGCCATTGTGAAGTTTGGCTCGTTTATCGGGCCCGGGTTCATGATTGCTGTTGCGTATA TCGACCCCGGAAATTATTCAACAGACGTCGCTGCAGGAGCAAGCTACCGTTTCAGGTTGCTCTTTGTCGTACTCTTGTCCAACCTCTTTGCCATCTTCCTCCAGAGCCTCTGTATCAAGCTTGGTACCGTCACGGGACTCAACCTGGCTGAAGCATGTCGGGCCTTCTTGCCGCGATGGATGAACTACGTCCTCTACGTATTCGCAGAGGTTGCCATCATCGCAACAGATATTGCCGAG GTGATTGGCTTCGCGATTGGTCTGAACCTGCTTGCGCCGGCCATACCTCTCGTTGCAGGATGCGCAATCTCCATCTTGGACGTCATGATCATTCTCATCTTTTACCGGCCCCACGGATCTATGAGAGGCCTGCGAATCTTTGAGTACTTCATCATCGGCCTGGTGCTGGCCGTGGTCGTCTGCTTCTGCATCCAGCTCTCCCTCATCAAGGATACGCCGATTGGGGAAGTCTTTCAGGGGTATCTGCCATCGCGTGCCGTTGTCGAGTCTCAAGG TTTATACCAAGCCTGCGGGATCCTGGGCGCAACAGTCATGCCGCACAGCCTCTACCTCGGCTCTGGCATCGTCCAAGCCCGCCTCCGAGAATACGATACAAAACACAACCTCCTACCCCCCGAAATGGATGAAGTCGACCTCAACGGCGATAGCATTGATAAAGGCTACTACGTGCCCTCCGCCAAAGCAATCAAACACTCCCTCAAAACCTCGACCGCCGAGCTGAGCATCTCCCTCTTCACCTTCGCCCTCTTCGTCAACTCCGCCATCCTCATCGTCGCGGGCGTCTCCCTGTACGGGAATCCCGAAGCACCGGACGCCGACATCTTTAGCATCCACCAACTCCTCACGGACTCCATCTCCAAGGCGGCGGGCACCATCTTTGCTCTCGCGCTGCTTCTCTCTGGCGTCTCGGCGGGTATCGTGTGTACCATTGCTGGGCAGATGGTCAGCGAGGGCGCACTGAACTGGAAAGTCCGTCCTTGGCTACGACGCCTGGCGACGCGGAGTATCAGCGTTACGCCGAGCATTGTTATTGCCGGCGCTGTTGGGCGAAAGGGCGTCAGCGAAGCATTGAATGCTTCGCAGGTCGTGCTTAGTGTCGTTTTGCCGTTTGTTACTGCGCCATTGATTTACTTCACTTGCAGAGACAAGTTCATGACGGTCCGGGATGGACCGGGCGGCAGCGCCCGATTCAGGGTCGGTAGTGCAGGGACTGACGAGGAAGAGTCCACAGCAATCCCTACGGACGGTACCGTCAAGATGGCAAATTCGTGGTACACTGCTGGCTTTGCGGTCTTGGTTTGGGTTATCATGGCCGCGATGAACGTGGCTAACTTGGTTCTGCTTGGCAAGGGTGAGTAA
- a CDS encoding pectate lyase C, which produces MKASATLLAAAAIFYQGAAALPAVDWTGTAVTPAKVVERADAAPSAFPGAEGFGRNAIGGRTGTVYKVTNLNDSGTGSLRDAVSQPNRIVVFDVGGVIKIDARIVVSKNVYIAGQTAPGGGITVYGNGFSWSNANEGIVRYIRIRMGKGGDSGKDAITIADGKNMIFDHVSVSWGRDETFSINGDVSNVTIADSIIGQGLETHSCGGLMQTNEGGVSLFRNLYIDNKTRNPKVKGVNSFINNAVYNWGGGGGYIAGDSEGASYANIIQNYFISGPSTSVTAFTRGNANFRGYVKDNFYDSNKDGVLNGAALCVSTTCYSNMAIQTTAFDYPAPAKLLSAADAVAHVAAKVGASIARDSVDAALVKELLSYGKSGKLISDEADMGGAGDIAAGTAKKDTDGDGIPDDYETANGLNPNDASDGMKIGAGGYANLEIYVNSLVPAVY; this is translated from the exons ATGAAGGCTTCCGCGACATTGTTGGCCGCGGCCGCCATCTTTTACCAAGGCGCGGCCGCCCTCCCCGCTGTCGACTGGACCGGTACTGCCGTTACTCCGGCTAAAGTCGTCGAACGTGCCGACGCCGCTCCCTCAGCCTTCCCTGGCGCCGAAGGATTCGGCCGAAATGCGATTGGTGGTCGGACAGGAACGGTGTACAAGGTTACCAACCTCAA TGACTCCGGCACGGGATCTCTCCGTGATGCCGTCTCTCAACCCAACCGAATCGTCGTATTCGACGTAGGCGGCGTCATCAAGATTGACGCCCGGATCGTGGTGTCCAAGAATGTTTACATTGCAGGACAGACAGCTCCTGGCGGT GGCATCACAGTCTACGGCAACGGCTTCTCCTGGTCCAATGCCAACGAGGGAATCGTCCGCTACATCCGCATCCGCATGGGCAAGGGCGGCGACTCAGGCAAAGACGCAATTACTATCGCCGACGGCAAAAACATGATCTTCGACCACGTCTCTGTCTCCTGGGGCCGCGACGAAACCTTCTCCATCAACGGCGACGTCTCCAACGTCACCATTGCGGACTCTATCATCGGCCAGGGGCTCGAAACTCACTCCTGCGGCGGGCTCATGCAGACGAACGAGGGCGGCGTCTCCCTCTTCCGCAACCTCTACATCGACAACAAGACGCGCAACCCCAAGGTAAAGGGCGTAAACTCCTTCATCAACAATGCTGTGTACAACTGgggcggtggcggcggctATATCGCGGGCGACTCCGAGGGCGCGAGCTACGCGAATATCATCCAGAATTACTTCATCTCTGGTCCCTCGACCTCCGTCACGGCCTTCACGCGTGGCAACGCCAACTTCCGCGGCTATGTCAAGGATAACTTTTACGACTCCAACAAGGACGGCGTGCTCAACGGCGCCGCCCTCTGCGTCTCGACGACCTGCTACTCCAACATGGCTATCCAGACCACTGCCTTTGACTACCCCGCCCCAGCGAAGCTCCTCTCCGCCGCCGACGCCGTCGCGCACGTCGCAGCCAAGGTCGGCGCCTCCATTGCTCGTGACAGCGTCGACGCCGCTCTGGTGAAGGAACTACTCTCCTACGGAAAATCGGGCAAGCTCATCTCTGATGAGGCCGACATGGGGGGCGCGGGCGACATCGCGGCCGGCACGGCCAAGAAGGACACCGATGGCGATGGAATCCCCGACGACTACGAGACTGCCAACGGCCTGAACCCCAATGATGCCTCGGATGGTATGAAGATTGGTGCTGGCGGGTATGCGAACCTCGAGATTTACGTCAACTCGCTCGTTCCCGCCGTGTATTAG
- a CDS encoding bacteriorhodopsin → MANDALNTNSRVGQQADLGISARASDWYFAVCAIMAFSTLVFLGMGFTKRETHRLFHYITATITFVACIAYFSMGAGLGQVPIQVEFPRNNSQVGGAGTREIYYVRYIDWFITTPLLLLDLLLTAGMPWPSIMIALLADEIMVVTGLVGALTSTSYKWGYWVFGMFAFFYVVYALVIDGRKHAGALGGQVSSTYRNCGVLTIFLWFLYPIAWGVSEGGNLIHPDSEAVFYGILDVLAKPGFGFLLLWGHRNIDPTALGLHIREPGQPKNRPVGSHDGDHGHIGGAGPSNGL, encoded by the coding sequence ATGGCGAACGATGCTCTCAACACCAACTCCCGCGTTGGCCAACAAGCCGACCTGGGCATCTCAGCCCGCGCTTCGGACTGGTACTTTGCCGTCTGCGCGATTATGGCGTTTTCCACACTCGTTTTTCTTGGAATGGGTTTTACCAAGCGAGAGACGCACCGTCTCTTCCACTACATCACCGCCACGATTACCTTTGTCGCTTGCATAGCGTACTTCTCCATGGGCGCCGGGCTGGGCCAGGTCCCCATCCAGGTTGAATTCCCCCGCAACAACAGCCAAGTTGGCGGCGCCGGCACACGCGAGATCTACTACGTGCGATACATCGACTGGTTCATCACCACCCCGCTGCTGCTACTGGACCTGCTTCTCACTGCCGGTATGCCCTGGCCTAGCATTATGATTGCCCTCCTCGCCGACGAGATCATGGTTGTCACGGGCTTGGTCGGTGCCCTCACGAGCACCAGCTACAAGTGGGGCTACTGGGTGTTTGGCATGTTTGCCTTCTTCTACGTCGTTTACGCGCTCGTGATCGACGGACGGAAGCACGCTGGTGCGCTGGGCGGGCAGGTGAGCTCCACGTATCGCAACTGCGGTGTTCTCACCATTTTCTTGTGGTTCCTGTACCCCATCGCCTGGGGCGTCTCGGAGGGTGGTAACCTAATTCACCCCGACTCTGAGGCTGTCTTCTATGGTATTCTGGATGTTCTTGCGAAGCCCGGCTTCGGATTCCTCCTGCTCTGGGGGCACAGGAACATTGATCCCACCGCTCTGGGACTGCACATCCGCGAGCCTGGCCAGCCTAAGAACCGCCCTGTCGGCAGCCACGACGGAGACCACGGACACATTGGAGGTGCGGGGCCTAGCAACGGCTTGTAA
- a CDS encoding nicotinate nucleotide adenylyltransferase: MGKRNLPVITAFAGRPFAPRLPLTSVLDVTCIVGLQNCLSLEISANAYFSPKTEMPGLEQFGNGTGLSPMWPITLQVGSPANPSMRSTCVPPAPPTATKAVTPHCRNAVPRTHALPSPTSSLPLHSLPPGLCACSEPKRDISPPQKKGSLSVIPNLSHAIPVRNTETPKHTPQQPETSFLPSSQEKPPSSLFNCFGQRRSRHSPSPVPFRPLLPLAQAPTEPIATFRDTEPLKEHHGALADLPLAPPRPIHSRYPFSPLTGPPTIHPRHPTDDRRQRPSNPREQNKKLMRAGFRLFSPPAYYHRPPTSLLRRLSTPRSNNPFAASITAAARPRTLTMVATPEEIEAMAPPGYSFPEHRLRLQQSEPDREPLVLVAPGSYSPITFLHLRMAVMAADYVRYNTNFELIGSYLSPVSDAYKKRGLAPACHRRRMCEIAAEQTSRFLMVDPWEAEQTAYVPTALVLDHFEHEINVKRGGCNGKRVRIAVLAGADLINTMSQPGVWSPSDLRHILGDFGAFVLERAGVNIDEALGNLKEYEDQIYYIPQVVPNDVSSTKIRLLLRRNMSIDYLIPAEVIKYIDEHGLYNEDDTATNEKGKEKEVFRTNAPWEFVEKKKEERARQMREARDMIPDPDETERSKSKEEDKQGNNWRGYQRLGFMRRRHKGVHSRAGLHKTAGSRQQRYVSKHKRLIRSLDRWLPWFDGYARLTIGVQQPKWHFKGAIYSLPEPDHPLHNR, encoded by the exons ATGGGTAAGCGCAACCTGCCGGTGATAACGGCCTTTGCCGGTCGACCGTTCGCACCTCGCCTACCCCTCACCTCGGTACTGGACGTGACATGCATCGTAGGCCTCCAAAATTGCCTCTCATTGGAGATATCTGCCAATGCGTACTTTT CCCCGAAAACGGAGATGCCGGGCCTGGAGCAATTCGGCAATGGTACCGGTCTTTCTCCGATGTGGCCGAT TACCCTCCAGGTAGGCAGCCCCGCTAACCCCTCGATGCGAAGCACCTGCGTCCCGCCTGCACCACCAACTGCAACGAAGGCCGTAACGCCGCACTGCCGCAACGCTGTCCCACGCACCCACGCACTTCCCTCTCCCACTTCCAGTCTCCCACTTCATTCCCTCCCCCCGGGCCTTTGCGCTTGTTCAGAACCAAAACGAGATATTTCACCCCCCCAGAAGAAGGGCAGTCTCAGTGTCATTCCTAACCTTAGTCACGCAATCCCCGTCCGGAACACAGAAACTCCAAAACACACCCCTCAGCAACCAGAAACGTCCTTTTTACCGTCATCCCAAGAAAAACCTCCAAGCTCACTGTTCAATTGCTTTGGCCAAC GCAGATCCCGTCATTCTCCGTCCCCCGTCCCCTTCCGCCCGCTGCTGCCTTTGGCCCAGGCACCGACCGAACCGATAGCCACATTCCGAGACACCGAACCCCTCAAGGAACATCACGGAGCCCTCGCCGACCTTCCCTTAGCTCCTCCCCGCCCTATCCATAGTCGATACCCATTCTCTCCTCTCACAGGACCTCCTACCATCCACCCTCGTCATCCGACCGACGACCGACGACAGAGACCCAGCAACCCAAGGGAACAGAACAAAAAGTTGATGAGAGCTGGTTTCCGGCTTTTCTCGCCCCCAGCCTACTACCACCGTCCGCCGACCTCTCTTCTCCGGCGTCTCAGCACGCCGCGCAGCAACAACCCCTTCGCCGCGTCcatcaccgccgccgcccgcccGCGAACCCTCACAATGGTCGCCACCCCGGAGGAAATCGAGGCCATGGCGCCCCCCGGCTACTCCTTCCCGGAGCACCGCCTCCGCCTCCAGCAATCCGAACCCGACCGCGAGcccctcgtcctcgtcgctcCCGGCTCCTACAGCCCCATCACCTTCCTTCACCTGCGCATGGCCGTCATGGCCGCAGACTACGTCCGCTACAACACAAACTTTGAGCTCATCGGCTCCTACCTCTCCCCCGTCTCCGACGCCTACAAGAAGCGCGGCCTCGCACCCGCctgccaccgccgccgcatgTGCGAGATCGCCGCCGAGCAGACCTCACGCTTCCTCATGGTCGATCCCTGGGAGGCCGAGCAAACGGCCTACGTGCCCACCGCCCTCGTCCTCGACCACTTTGAGCACGAGATCAACGTCAAGCGCGGCGGCTGCAACGGTAAGCGCGTGCGTATTGCCGTGCTTGCTGGCGCCGACCTGATTAACACGATGAGTCAGCCTGGCGTCTGGTCACCTTCTGATTTGAGACATATCCTGGGTGACTTTGGTGCTTTCGTGCTCGAGAGGGCTGGTGTAAATATTGACGAGGCACTCGGTAATCTTAAGGAGTACGAGGACCAGATCTACTACATTCCGCAAGTCGTTCCCAACGATGTTTCGAGTACCAAGATTCGATTGTTGCTGAGGAGGAATATGAGCATTGACTAC CTCATCCCTGCTGAAGTCATCAAGTACATCGACGAGCACGGCCTCTACAACGAAGACGACACAGCAACAAACGAGAAGGGAAAGGAGAAAGAG GTATTTCGGACAAACGCCCCGTGGGAGTTTgtagaaaagaaaaaagaggagAGAGCGAGACAGATGCGAGAAGCGAGGGACATGATCCCAGATCCAGATGAGACAGAAAGATCAAAGAGCAAAGAGGAGGACAAGCAGGGGAACAACTGGCGTGGCTATCAGCGTTTGGGTTTTATGAGACGACGGCACAAA GGTGTTCACAGCAGGGCGGGCTTGCACAAGACCGCCGGAAGTAGACAACAGCGCTACGTTTCCAAGCATAAGCGACTGATCAGGAGCCTCGATAGGTGGCTGCCATGGTTCGATGGGTATGCCAGGCTTACAATTGGTGTTCAACAGCCAAAGTGGCACTTCAAGGGTGCTATCTACAGTCTACCTGAACCAGACCACCCTCTCCACAACCGCTGA
- a CDS encoding G-protein coupled receptor has protein sequence PVGLRVAASINGSITHQSYQTTSKRRPWSSTGFMDGQDGPVADMGEKVQSLSQSQIDIIIALERIGASLSLVGVTLIFITYWQFKRIRSVPNLFIVFASIANVGASIACAMGYDGMRAGAESALCQAQAFLLEMFMQSDPWWSFAMAVNVYLVFFAGANPSSFRRYIWVYCAICFGFPMIPAVVCLLVRPRGPDDLIYGDATIWCWINHDWSKLRIFTYYIPIWTCIVGSCVIYFAVGYHVFHHRNQLHNLTFSNTGRDCKDTSCSDERDSAEKNLTTRTEFFYGTAVTDIQITTMAPRPWTPQVPSLAITKQSDGQQPRHQQSWRTSEEDGHCTPSPRFETTCTSDPPPRKPRRSVFQRIGGVGTKFSARLDRLDPVKLAYLRTSFIFAISVLVTWTPSSINRVVNLLKPEVVSFGLNVASATVLPLQGVWNAVIFFMTSWTTFRDEWKDRGSRHQVRLGSCGIESRQGGVRIEVLRSDHQDRFRNGRYGHTKAIGSDQTSELELTVPSGVGNVRAMRGSFSI, from the exons CCAGTCGGTCTTCGAGTCGCTGCCTCAATCAACGGCTCGATCACTCACCAAAGTTACCAAACTACGTCAAAGCGAAGACCTTGGTCATCAACCGGATTCATGGACGGTCAGGACGGGCCAGTTGCCGACATGGGCGAGAAAGTGCAGTCCCTCAGCCAGTCCCAGATCGACATTATTATCGCCTTGGAAAGAATTGGCGCGTCCCTGTCGTTGGTCGGAGTCACTCTGatatttattacctactGGCAGTTCAAGCGCATTCGAAGTGTTCCAAATCTCTTCATCGTCTTCGCGTCGATTGCCAATGTTGGTGCCAGCATTGCCTGTGCCATGGGCTACGACGGCATGCGAGCTGGAGCAGAATCCGCTCTGTGTCAAGCACAAGCATTTTTGCTCGAAAT GTTCATGCAGTCTGACCCTTGGTGGTCTTTCGCCATGGCTGTCAATGTCTACCTCGTCTTCTTCGCCGGTGCCAATCCTTCTTCCTTCCGACGCTACATTTGGGTCTACTGCGCTATTTGCTTTGGCTTCCCCATGATCCCAGCCGTTGTTTGTCTCCTAGTCCGACCTCGTGGCCCAGATGACCTTATCTACGGAGATGCCACC ATATGGTGCTGGATAAATCATGATTGGTCCAAACTTCGTATATTCACTTATTATATTCCCATCTGGACCTGCATTGTTGGGTCATGCGTTATTTATTTTGCCGTCGGCTACCACGTCTTCCATCACCGCAATCAACTCCACAACCTCACCTTCAGCAATACCGGAAGAGACTGCAAAGACACATCCTGTTCGGATGAGCGAGACTCAGCAGAAAAG AACCTCACAACCCGTACCGAGTTTTTCTATGGAACCGCTGTGACGGATATACAAATTACAACGATGGCACCCAGGCCTTGGACTCCCCAGGTGCCATCCCTAGCCATTACAAAGCAGTCGGACGGTCAACAGCCCCGACACCAACAGTCATGGCGTACGAGTGAAGAGGATGGACACTGTACACCAAGCCCTCGGTTCGAAACCACATGCACATCAGACCCCCCGCCACGAAAACCCCGTCGATCTGTCTTTCAACGAATTGGGGGCGTTGGTACAAAGTTCTCTGCCAGGTTGGATCGTCTAGATCCTGTCAAGCTTGCATACCTCAGAACCAGTTTCATCTTTGCCATCTCTGTTTTGGTGACATGGACACCAAGCTCTATCAACAGAGTAGTCAATCTTCTCAAGCCCGAAGTTGTCAGCTTTGGCCTGAACGTCGCCAGCGCCACAGTCCTCCCACTTCAAGGAGTATGGAATGCCGTCATCTTCTTCATGACTAGTTGGACGACGTTCAGAGACGAGTGGAAAGATAGGGGCTCTCGTCACCAGGTTCGACTTGGAAGTTGCGGTATCGAAAGTCGCCAAGGCGGCGTTAGGATCGAAGTCCTTCGCAGCGATCACCAAGACAGGTTTCGAAACGGTCGCTATGGGCACACGAAAGCTATCGGCAGCGATCAAACGAGTGAACTCGAGTTGACAGTCCCTTCGGGAGTCGGTAACGTCCGAGCAATGAGAGGATCTTTTAGTATATGA